One window of the Cryptomeria japonica chromosome 7, Sugi_1.0, whole genome shotgun sequence genome contains the following:
- the LOC131856369 gene encoding uncharacterized protein LOC131856369: protein MGLLAQTRTQDKRSLEMTLTLQSKARVGEKKRRGAKSNKEKLEIAETKIKEEDVNVFSRKFPAWKCILVGAQGASGGLVALWKDSIMDVVVIRSTRWWQWLKIQSFQLQTIFFLINIYGPNNSNLKLQMWEELADIMRNDRENLFILGGDFNVIIRPSNKMGGVGWNKQSQRDLSSFVMNSGLIEIPFRTGDFTWTNRRSGFMNIAERLDRFFIASDWSESNWNSLAEILPISSFDHYPICLKIQEESALERCLFKFEAIWLWDNNIKKLIE from the exons ATGGGCCTTCTAGCCCAAACTAGAACTCAGGATAAGCGTTCTTTGGAAATGACTCTAACTCTTCAATCAAAAGCTAGAGTGGGTGAGAAAAAGAGGAGAGGTGCTAAATCCAACAAGGAAAAGTTGGAAATAGCTG AAACAAAGATTAAAGAAGAAGATGTTAATGTTTTTTCTAGGAAGTTTCCAGCTTGGAAATGTATTTTGGTGGGAGCTCAAGGTGCCTCAGGAGGTCTTGTGGCTCTTTGGAAGGATTCAATAATGGATGTAGTTGTTATTAGATCAACAAGGTGGTGGCAGTGGTTGAAGATTCAATCATTTCAGCTTCAAACAATTTTTTTCCTTATCAACATTTATGGGCCCAACAACTCAAATCTGAAATTGCAGATGTGGGAGGAGCTGGCTGACATAATGAGAAATGACAGGGAGAATTTATTTATTCTTGGAGGGGATTTCAATGTGATTATCCGCCCCTCAAATAAAATGGGTGGTGTAGGGTGGAACAAACAAAGCCAGAGAGATTTAAGCTCTTTTGTCATGAACTCAGGTTTGATTGAGATTCCCTTTAGAACGGGggatttcacatggacaaataggagGAGTGGTTTTATGAatattgcagagaggttggataggttctttATTGCTAGTGACTGGTCAGAGAGTAATTGGAACAGTCTTGCTGAGATTCTTCCTATTTCGAGCTTTGATCACTACCCCATTTGCCTCAAAATTCAAGAAGAAAGTGCCCTTGAGAGATGCCTGTTTAAATTTGAAGCAATATGGTTATGGGACAACAACATCAAAAAATTAATTGAATAG